TCATGAAGGCCGGGTCGTAGAACCACACCCCGGGCAGCAGTTTGCGGAATTCGTCCGCCGACACGCCGCCGTCGACGATGGGGATCTCTACTACCTCACCTGTGCGGTTGTCGGTGACGGTGATGGAATCTGCCACTACTCCCCCTGTGGGATAGGGAACCTTCGTTGGTCGGGAGCATGCTACATCGAGGGGGCTCGTGACCATCAGGGCAGGTCAGAGGGTGTTTAGTCATTCGCGAGCGGTTGCGTTCTGTGCGCCGTTGACCATCGCGATCCGGTTCCCGTTGGTGGCGCCCGGATCGGCTGGGGCATCATTCTTTGATGGGCGAACCTCAAGCGCCGAGCGCCGGCGAACTGGGCGACATCCGGCACAAGATCGATGACGTCGACCGCCGGCTGGTCGCGTTGCTGGCAGAACGGGCCCAACTTGTCGAAGACGTCGTGCACTTCAAGCGTGCACACCATATGGCCGTGGTGGATCGAGGTCGCGAGGATCGGATGCTGGCTCGGATCGCGGACGTGGCCAAGGATGCAGGCCTGGATCCCCGAGTCGCTCAGCAGGTATTGCGGACGATCATCGACGGTTTCACACTTCTCGAGGTTGAGGAGTTGGGCCCAGACACGTGAGCGGGCGGCTAGTGGACCAGCTTCATCCCGCTGTCGAGTACCCACACCTCCCCGGTCACCAGCGAAGAAGTGACCTGAGCCAGGACCAGATGGGCGACGTCCTCCGGCTGTGCTGATCTCTTCATTGGTGATATAGCTGAGACGCCGGCGCGCACCTCATGCCAGTCCGCCGTCCAGGGCGTGTCCACCAGTCCCGGAGCAACCGCGTTGACCCTGATCTCGGGGCCAAGCACGGCCGCCAGCAGCCGGGTCTGGTGATGCAGGGCCGCCTTGCTGGCCGCGTAGGGGATGGAGGAACCCACCTGACGCACTCCCGCCAGAGATCCGATGTTGATGATCACGCCACCGGAGGGTGCGTTCTTGAGGTGCGGTACGGCGGCTGTCGCCAGCACGAACGGGGCGATGACGTTTGTCGCATAGAGCCTCGCCCATATCTCCGGCGTGGCCGCCTCGAGGTCTGCGTGGGGGATGACCTCCGTCGTTCCGGCGTTGTTGATCAGGATGTCCAACCGCCCGAACTCGGCTACCACATTCGCGACGAACGCTCGGGCCGCGTCGGGTTCGGCGACGTCGGCCTGGCGGTACACGCCGCCGACTTCCTTGGCGACCGCCCGGCCGGCTTCCACTGATCTCCGCGAGTTGACGACCACCCGGGCATCCTCCTTCGCCAGGTGCCGGGCGATCTCTGCACCGATCCCACTGCTCGAGCCAGTGACAATGGCCACTCTGCCTTGCAAAGAGTTCGAGCTCACGGGACGTCTGGCTCCAGCGTGTACCTGTAGACGTTGGTCTCCCGTTCGACGAAGCCGATCCGCCGGTAGAGCCGGTTCGCGGCCTCCCGGGATGGTCGTGAGGTGAGTTCCACCGTCCTTGCTCCGGCGGCCTGCGCCGCTTCGAGCGCTGCTCGGTTCAACGACTCCCCGCAACCTTGGCCCCTCGCCTCTTCGGCGACGATGACGTCTTCGATCCACGCCCGGATGCCGCTGGGGATCCTGAACACCACCAATGTCAGGGTTCCCACGATCTCGCCCCCGTCGCCGTCTCTGGCAACGAACACGGTGGTAGTTGGCGAGTCGACGATCTCGGCGACCTGCGCGAGCGTGGGCGGCGCTGCTGACTGAGATAGAAGTGGGAGCAACCGGGTTATAGCTGCGGCGATCTCCGGGGTTGCTTCCTTGACCGCTTCGACGACGACCACGGCGCGTGACTGTAGTAGTCGGCCCGCGAGCAAAGGTCGCCCGTTGGGCACGAGTCAGCCCGTGGCCGGCGCCACCTCCCGGTAACCCCGCTCCTGCTTGCGGAACCCCGGCAACACGGCTGCCAGCACCATCGCACCGGCGATGCACGCGATACCGCCGGATACGACCGAGAAGCGAACACCAACCCCTTGAGCTACCGCCCCGGATTCGAGATCCCCGAGGCGTGGCCCGCCCTGGACCACCGCGATCTGGATAGCCGACAATCGGCCGCGCAGCGAGTCGGGGATCGCGCTCTGCAGGATCGTGTTACGGAACACGGCGGACACCACATCGGACCAGCCCGCGAGCGCGAGCAGAACCAAGGCGATCCATAGGACGTGCACCAAGCCGAACGCGGTGATCGCCGCTCCCCACATAATCACCGCGATTATCACCGCGAGGCCCTGACGGCGAACCAGGTTCACCCAACCGGTCATGAGCGCCCCGGCGAGGGCGCCGGCGCCCGGAGCTGCGTACAGGTATCCCACGGCTTTCGCTCCTCCGTGAAACGCACCGAGGCCGAGAGCCGGGAACAGCGCCCTTGGCATCCCGAAGACCATCGCGTCGATGTCGAGCAGGTAGACACCCTGGATCACCTGGCGTCCGCGCAGGTAACGAGCGCCCTCCGCGATCGACTTCCAACCCGCGCGGCCGGCGCCTGCCAGCGGCTTCTGCGGACCGAACGCCGCCACCGAGGCGAAGGAAACAACAAATGTCGCCACGTCGATCCAGTAGACGGTGGCGAGTCCGGCACTCGACAGAAGAACGCCAGCGACTGCGGGTCCGACGACGGTTCCAACTTGAAGCTGGACTTGCCATAGCGCGTACGCGGAAGCCAAGTCGTCCGCCAAGACCATCCTCGGGATCGACGCGTTGAAAGCCGGACGGTCGAAGCCTGCGAGTGCCCCGGACGCGGCGGACAGAACGAAAAGCGGCCACAGCGCGGGGCCGGTCATCGATCCGTTTATGGCCAGGCCCGAGCTGGTCAGCGCCATCAGCAACTCGGTGGCGATAAGGACCCGGCGGCGGTCGTGGGTGTCTGACAACGTCCCGCCGACCATCGAAAAGATCACGAGTGGGATCAGCTGCGCAAGGCTAATTAGTCCCACGTTCAAGGAGGAGTGGGTCATCCGGTACACCTGGTACGGCACCGCCACCACGGTTAGCTGGCTGCCGAGCGTTGAGATCAACTGGCCGGAGAAGAGGAAACGGAAGTCTCGCGAGTGCCTGATTGGCTTCAGATCGACGAACAGCCGCCGTGGCATTGCCGCCCAGGGTAGAGGCGACCCTGACGAGACGTCCGGTACAGCCCGATCAGCAAGGCAGAATCGGGAATACGATCGGCCAGAGACGCAGGGCGGGGGCGCTCCCGGCGATGTACGGTCGAGGGATGGAGCCGCTGCGATGGCAGCGCAGGCCGAGCCTGCGACGCCCCATCTTCGTCGTCGCCTTCGAGGGCTGGAACGACGCCGGGGACGCGTCGACCATCGCTCTCGAGTATCTCGCCCGTGAGTGGGGTGCCGAGCGGTTCGCGACGATCGACGCCGAGGAGTTCTACGACTTCACCGTGACGCGACCTCACGTGCGTTTGGACGAGGATGGTGTCCGGCAGATCGACTGGCCGGACATCGAACTGTCGGCGGCAAGCGTTCCCGCTGGAAAGCACGACTTGGTCGTCCTGAAGGGGGTCGAGCCGCAGCTTCGATGGAAGTCATTCTGCAAGACCGTCGTAGAGGCTGCAGACGAGGTGCGGGCCGAGATGGCGGTGATCCTCGGCGCGCTTCTGGCCGATGTGCCGCACACAAGGCCTATCCGGGTTTCCGGGACCACCGACGACCGCGACCTCGCCGATCGGCTCGGCCTCGTCGCACCTTCTTACGAAGGACCGACCGGCATCGTCGGTGTTCTGCACGACTCATTCCGGTCTGCCGGCATACCAGCTGCATCCTTCTGGGCCGCGGTACCCCACTACGTGCACCAGATCCCGTCCCCGAAGGCGGCGCTGGCGCTCGTCGAGCGATCCGCTGCGCTCTTCGGCGCCACGCTCGACGCCGGCGACCTCCGCCGGGCCGCCGCTGACTGGGAGCGCGAGGTAAGCGAACGGGTCGCCGACGACGAAGAAGCCTCGGCGTACGTCGCGCAGCTGGAGGACTCCGAAGACCCTGACGGGGCCACCGAGTTCGGGATCGACCGGCTCCGGATGGGCAACATCGACGACCTGGCCGCCGAGGTCGAGCGATACCTCCGCCAG
The Acidimicrobiales bacterium genome window above contains:
- a CDS encoding chorismate mutase, whose translation is MGEPQAPSAGELGDIRHKIDDVDRRLVALLAERAQLVEDVVHFKRAHHMAVVDRGREDRMLARIADVAKDAGLDPRVAQQVLRTIIDGFTLLEVEELGPDT
- a CDS encoding GNAT family N-acetyltransferase gives rise to the protein MVVVEAVKEATPEIAAAITRLLPLLSQSAAPPTLAQVAEIVDSPTTTVFVARDGDGGEIVGTLTLVVFRIPSGIRAWIEDVIVAEEARGQGCGESLNRAALEAAQAAGARTVELTSRPSREAANRLYRRIGFVERETNVYRYTLEPDVP
- a CDS encoding MFS transporter, encoding MPRRLFVDLKPIRHSRDFRFLFSGQLISTLGSQLTVVAVPYQVYRMTHSSLNVGLISLAQLIPLVIFSMVGGTLSDTHDRRRVLIATELLMALTSSGLAINGSMTGPALWPLFVLSAASGALAGFDRPAFNASIPRMVLADDLASAYALWQVQLQVGTVVGPAVAGVLLSSAGLATVYWIDVATFVVSFASVAAFGPQKPLAGAGRAGWKSIAEGARYLRGRQVIQGVYLLDIDAMVFGMPRALFPALGLGAFHGGAKAVGYLYAAPGAGALAGALMTGWVNLVRRQGLAVIIAVIMWGAAITAFGLVHVLWIALVLLALAGWSDVVSAVFRNTILQSAIPDSLRGRLSAIQIAVVQGGPRLGDLESGAVAQGVGVRFSVVSGGIACIAGAMVLAAVLPGFRKQERGYREVAPATG
- a CDS encoding SDR family oxidoreductase; translated protein: MAIVTGSSSGIGAEIARHLAKEDARVVVNSRRSVEAGRAVAKEVGGVYRQADVAEPDAARAFVANVVAEFGRLDILINNAGTTEVIPHADLEAATPEIWARLYATNVIAPFVLATAAVPHLKNAPSGGVIINIGSLAGVRQVGSSIPYAASKAALHHQTRLLAAVLGPEIRVNAVAPGLVDTPWTADWHEVRAGVSAISPMKRSAQPEDVAHLVLAQVTSSLVTGEVWVLDSGMKLVH
- a CDS encoding PAC2 family protein; its protein translation is MEPLRWQRRPSLRRPIFVVAFEGWNDAGDASTIALEYLAREWGAERFATIDAEEFYDFTVTRPHVRLDEDGVRQIDWPDIELSAASVPAGKHDLVVLKGVEPQLRWKSFCKTVVEAADEVRAEMAVILGALLADVPHTRPIRVSGTTDDRDLADRLGLVAPSYEGPTGIVGVLHDSFRSAGIPAASFWAAVPHYVHQIPSPKAALALVERSAALFGATLDAGDLRRAAADWEREVSERVADDEEASAYVAQLEDSEDPDGATEFGIDRLRMGNIDDLAAEVERYLRQHRPQD